The genomic region GTCGCCCGCCCGTCGCATACGCTCCCGATCATGCCCGACATATCTCTGACCATGATCGCCGTGCTCTGCGTCGCGGCTCTCGCCGCCGGGTGGATCGACGCCGTGGTCGGTGGCGGCGGGCTCCTGCTGCTGCCGGTGCTGCTGCTCGGGCTGCCGTCGCACACGCCCGCCGCGCACGCCCTGGGCACCAACAAGGCGGTCGCCATCGTGGGCACGACGGGCGCGGCGGTCACCTACGCCCGCAAGACCCCGGTGGACGTCCGGACGGCGGTGCGCATCGGACTGGCCGCGCTCGCCGGATCGTCCGCCGGGGCCTTCTTCGCGGCCGGGATGAGCACCGACGTCCTCAAGCCGGTGATCATGGTGGTGCTGCTCGGGGTCGCCGCGTTCGTGATCCTGCGGCCCGCCTTCGGCACGGCCCCCGCGACCGGCCCGGTCACCCGGCGCCGGATCCTCGCGGCGATCGGCCTCGCCGGCCTCGGCATCGGCTTCTACGACGGTCTCATCGGCCCCGGCACCGGCACCTTCCTGGTCCTCGCCCTCACCGCCGTGCTCCACCTGGACCTCGTCAGCGCCTCGGCCACCGCCAAGATCGTCAACTGCTGCACCAACGCGGGCGCCCTCGCCACCTTCGCCTGGCAGGGCGCGGTCCTGTGGCAACTGGCCGCCCTGATGGCCGTGTTCAACCTGGCGGGCGGCACCCTGGGCGCCCACACCGCCCTGAAGCAGGGCAGCGGTTTCGTGCGGATCGTGCTGCTGACGGTGGTGTTCGCCCTGGTGGGGAACCTGGCGTACGAGCAGTGGGTTGCTTAAGACCGACCGGCAAATGGATCACTTGAGACGGCGTGTGGTGGGGCGGCCGTCCCACCGGTAGCGCGTGGTGGCGTGGCGGATCACCATGCGGAGCGTGACGAGTGCGGCGGCCAGGTAGAGGCAGGACCCCACGACAGCGCCGTTCCTGTCGGTACAGCGCCGCAGCTTGCCGTAGCCGTTCATCCATGAGTGTGGCCGTTCCACGGCCCACCGCTTGCCGACCTGGATCGGCACGGGCACTCCCTTGCGGGCGACCTCGCCGGTGAAGCCCAACTCGTGGCAGATCACGGGACTTGGTGTTGTCGTAGCCACCGTCGAGGTTGACGTTCACGCCCTCGGGCAGGGGGCCGATCTGCCCGATGGCGGCTTCGAGGGTCGGCCCGAGGAGAGGCGAGTCGTGGCGGCTTGCCCCGGCGGCGACCAGGCCGAGCGGGATGCCGTGGGCCTCGGTAGCGATAGAGCGCTTCAGGCCCTGTTTCTCGCGGTCGACCGGGGAACGGTCCGCACCTTCGCCGCCGCACGGGGCCTTGGTGATGCAGCCGTTGACGGATATCTCGGACAGCTCCAGACCGATCATGCGGTCGTAGGCTTGGAGCGCGAGAGCGTGGACGGCCTCGGAGATGCCTTGTTTCGCCCACTCATCGAGTCTTCGACGGATGGTGCGGTCCGAGTATCCGGGGCTGGAAAGACGCTCGTAGCCCGAGCCGTGGACCAGCGCGAGGACCACATGCTCGAACACGGTCCGGTCGGGGACCCTACGGCGGTGGCGGCCGAGCGGGTGGTTCAGAGTGACCTCCGGTCGTGTGGGCAGGAGTTCGGCCCATGGGTCCCAGAGGGGTTCGAACGGCAAGACGGCACCGCGGGCACGGCTGTCCTTCGTGATCATTGAGAAGCGATTCCCAACCGAGGGACACGGCTGACCCTCGAACTTTCGTGTACATCAGGCTCGGCGGTGCCTGGGTAGCTCAGACTTCGGTGGATGGTGCGTCAGGAGTGGTCTCTTGGTCTTGGCGTTCGGGGTCGGCTCGGCGCGGCAGCAGGAGGCAGAGCGGCACCGCTGCGGCGGTGAACACGGCGGCCCACCAGAAGGCGTCGCCGAATCCCGAGGCCAGCGCGGCCCGGGTGTGGGTGCCGGCGGTGGCGTGCTGCAGGATCATGACGAGGATCGCGGTGCCGATGGAGCCACCGATCTGCTGGGCGACGCGGCTGATGCTGGCGGCAGCCGGGATCTCCTGGCGTCGCAGTCCGACGAAAGCGCCGCCCATCAGGGCGATCATGGCCGCGCCCAGCCCGAGGCCGCGGACGAACAGCACGGCCATCAGCATGGAGTTGTCCATGGTGGCAGTGACGAAGCCGAACGGCATGGTGGCTGCGAAGGTGACGGCGAAGGCGATGACGGCGACCGGGCGCGCCCCGATGCGGTCCATGTACTTGCCGGCCAGCGAACGGGACAACAAGGTGCCCACACCCTGCGGGATGAGCAGGATCGCGGCGCCCAGAGCGGATTCTCCCCGGACCTGCTGCCAGTACAGCGGCATGAGCAGCATGGCCCCGTAGAGGGCGGCTCCGGCCAGTAGCAGCAGCGCCGTGGACGAGGCCAGGGCCCGGTGGCGGAGCAGGCGGATGTCGAGCAGGGCGTCGGCTCCGCGCCGAAGGGCCCAGGCGAGGTAGCCGGTGAGCAGGACGACTCCGGCGAGCAGGGGCAGCCCGGCCCTGATGCCGATGAACGAGTCGGGTCCGCCGAGCTGCGTCAGGCCGTAGATGACGGCGGCGATGCCGGGTGAGAGCAGGAGCGTGCCCACGAGGTCCAGGCGGGGGGTGGTCCCGGGGCGAGGCCCGTCTTCGGGCAGGTTGCGCCAGGCCAGGTAGGCGCCGACGAGGCAGAAGGGGATGTTGAACAGGAAGATCCAGCGCCAGTCGCCCAGGTGCAGGATGACGCCGCCGATCACCGGGCCGACGACCGGGCCCAGGGCGGTGGGCACGGTGATCAGCGACATGACCTTGCCGATGTTGCGGCCCCCGGCGGCCTGCATGGCCAGCGTGGCCATCAGCACCATCATGATGCCGCCGCCGATGCCCTGGAGAACGCGGAATGCGATCAGGCTCGGGGCGTTCCACGCCGCGGCGCACAGCATCGATCCGGCGAGGAACAGGCCCAGGGCGAGGATCCACAGCCGCTTGCCGCCCAGGACCGACTGGGCCCAGCCGACGGTCGGCATCGTGGCGGACAGGGCCAGCAGGTAGGCGGTGGTCACCCACTGGATGGTGGCGAGCGAGGTGTGCAGTTGCCCGACGAGGCTGTCGATGGCGACGCTCATGATCGTGGTGTCGAAGATGACGGCGAGCGCGCCGACGATCAACGTGTAGGTCAGGCGCCGCAAGGCCGGGTCGACCCGGTCGGAACCGGGGACGGGTGGTGACTGGGTACCGCTGGCTTTCATGGACGCCCTCCTTAAGATAATGCGCTCTATCTTATGGAGCTCAGGCTACGGCGCTACCCTAAGATAGGCAAATCTATCTAATTGGAGGAGTGGCGATGCCCGAACGGCGCCGCGGAGCGGCCCTGGAGAATGCCCTGCTGGACGCGGCCTGGGACGAGCTCACGGCCACCGGCTACGCCAGGTTCACCATGGACGCCGTCGTCAAACGCGCCGGCACCAGCCCCCCGGTCCTCTACCGCCGCTGGCCCGACCGCGACGCACTCGTCCGGGCGACCCTCGTCCACATCCTGCACAAGAACGTCCTGGCCGTTCCCGACACCGGAAGCCTCCGCGAGGACGTCCTGACCCTCATGCGGAAGATCAACGCCACCCGCGTCCAGCTCGTCACCGTCATGAGCGTGTACCTGGCCGACTACCACCAGGCGACCGGGACCAGCCCCAGCGAACTGCTCGATCCCTCCGAGACCGGACGGGGGCAAGCCATCGACACGATCTACAACCGTGCCGTCGACCGCGGGGAAGTCAAGGCGGAGCACCTCACCGAACGCATCAAGACCCTGCCGTTCGACCTGCTTCGCCACGAGCTCCTGACCACCTTCGCCGCCGTACCCGACCAGGTTCTCGAAGAGATCGTCGACACGCTCTTCCTCCCCCTGGTGCGTTGACAAGCGAGGGCTTCCGAGCGTAGAGCTCCATGACCGCGGGGACCCATGCCCGTTCTGCCGTCCGGGCCACCTCCGCAGCGCCTATTGCCGG from Streptomyces chartreusis NRRL 3882 harbors:
- a CDS encoding TetR/AcrR family transcriptional regulator, yielding MPERRRGAALENALLDAAWDELTATGYARFTMDAVVKRAGTSPPVLYRRWPDRDALVRATLVHILHKNVLAVPDTGSLREDVLTLMRKINATRVQLVTVMSVYLADYHQATGTSPSELLDPSETGRGQAIDTIYNRAVDRGEVKAEHLTERIKTLPFDLLRHELLTTFAAVPDQVLEEIVDTLFLPLVR
- a CDS encoding sulfite exporter TauE/SafE family protein, producing the protein MPDISLTMIAVLCVAALAAGWIDAVVGGGGLLLLPVLLLGLPSHTPAAHALGTNKAVAIVGTTGAAVTYARKTPVDVRTAVRIGLAALAGSSAGAFFAAGMSTDVLKPVIMVVLLGVAAFVILRPAFGTAPATGPVTRRRILAAIGLAGLGIGFYDGLIGPGTGTFLVLALTAVLHLDLVSASATAKIVNCCTNAGALATFAWQGAVLWQLAALMAVFNLAGGTLGAHTALKQGSGFVRIVLLTVVFALVGNLAYEQWVA
- a CDS encoding MDR family MFS transporter produces the protein MKASGTQSPPVPGSDRVDPALRRLTYTLIVGALAVIFDTTIMSVAIDSLVGQLHTSLATIQWVTTAYLLALSATMPTVGWAQSVLGGKRLWILALGLFLAGSMLCAAAWNAPSLIAFRVLQGIGGGIMMVLMATLAMQAAGGRNIGKVMSLITVPTALGPVVGPVIGGVILHLGDWRWIFLFNIPFCLVGAYLAWRNLPEDGPRPGTTPRLDLVGTLLLSPGIAAVIYGLTQLGGPDSFIGIRAGLPLLAGVVLLTGYLAWALRRGADALLDIRLLRHRALASSTALLLLAGAALYGAMLLMPLYWQQVRGESALGAAILLIPQGVGTLLSRSLAGKYMDRIGARPVAVIAFAVTFAATMPFGFVTATMDNSMLMAVLFVRGLGLGAAMIALMGGAFVGLRRQEIPAAASISRVAQQIGGSIGTAILVMILQHATAGTHTRAALASGFGDAFWWAAVFTAAAVPLCLLLPRRADPERQDQETTPDAPSTEV